AGTGAATGATTCTCAGGTAAAGGACACTTCAGcgtttatactgtagatttgtaGAAATTCTTTCTTGGTATAAATATTACCctatattatactatactgCATTAAAAACACTAacagatgaaataaataacctttGATTAGCTTATTCCAGTGGCGTCTAAAggtgatttacatttaggcatttaacagatgctcttatccaaagcgacctACAATTCTTTTCTCATTACATACCTGAGCATTTGAGGGTTatgggccttgcttaagggccccaCAGTGCCAACtttgtggttgtggggtttgaacctgggatcttcggaaccgtagttcaatgccttaaccactgagctacccctgccccctCATTCACCCACAGAGTGATGTGAATGACTCTGACAAGGGCCTAATTGTGAGGGATcgacgactgggtcagagcatctccGAAACAGGAGGTCTTCATGGTTGCCTCACGGTATGCACTggtccatctgtccatccatctaggaacgaCTATAgaccaactagggaccatggaggtaAATGGTGTTTACCATTTTATTTATCTGGTCACCACGATTcgcacatgcattcacacactacagccagTTTGGAAAGTCTATAGAAACTTCAATCAAACAATATGTTTCTGCTCCTGTTAGTCAAGAAGACCAATCAGAGGTGATCATGATTCACCCATCCTGGACAGATAAAGCCTGGGAAAAGACtaggtgatttttttatttttcaccttAACTTCTTTTGTCAAGGCTGGTGAGTCTGAGTCACATGCAAATCACGTTTATTATATGCAGTTTTGACTTCTTCAAAAATTGTGGTGATCCTGGTggtattatttctattattattattatcatcatcatcattattattattcaacaacaacaacaattttcCTAATCTACCAGTAGATGTCAGTCTGTTTTAGGATTATATCAACTCTTAAAGGAAAAAGCCTGTCTCAGATTTGTTATGgcctttttatttaaagctgtaCTTCCTGTTAGTTACTGTTCAGCTATTAAATCATGATTTGAATAACTACCTTTAAAACATCTACAGTCTTTTTTAATGCATGATGATAAAACCAAACATAAACATATGACATATATAAATAGCCTACCTTTTTATTCCTAATCAAATGTGAATATTTTAAGAACTCAGTTTTATattatgtgttttatatttgcaagtaaaatagaataaattattatatatataaggggataaatattaaactgaagTGGTGAAGTACAAATTTTAATCAAAATAGTCTTTGTTATATGGTGggccatttttatttgtttattgtgtcTGTTTGTTCTGCATTCTTTGTTTAATATGCATAACTTGTCGATATACTTATGTCACCacttgtctgtttgttttaatcactcagcattcagcatcaccagtatactaatcacctgaTCATCTGTACCTGCTCCTCactagttcatgctttaagttagatgtttttttttatgcttgaatgatttattcGTCACTGTtcggcttaacaaacaaaaccacatttatctgaaactgctcaggtacagggactggactgaaaataagagagaaaaagtccttcaggaagcacGGAGAGCTAGTCCTCAagactacagtatattacaaaATACGAGAAAGTTTGACTCTGgctctttaaaagcaaaattggaaaaaatggtgtttgtgtgtgtgtggggggggtgcaGTAAAGACTTTTGTATGGTAATATACTTTATATCTGTGtctctagacacattttttctgagctcttatttacagtatatcttattttataatttaattatttattgtagtttaactttttctatttatttattaagtgaaaaaacaaacatttttggtTCCACTTTCTTCCCTTGCTTTTATGGAGCTGGAGCAAACGAAAGCGAGTTGTCACAGAGGCGAGTGTGTTTATCTGCTGACTCCTCCCTGGTTTTCCCCTGAGTTTCTCCAGTGGCATAAACCTTATTAGTTTGCCGAATAATGTCCAAACCCTGTTCGTTTAacaaaatttattatatattataatgtaaaaggtgttatttataaatgttatttatgaataaataaatatttctaaatattcGAGACCATGTTTACCCATGCTATCTAGCCCTAGCTGTTTTTTCATAAATCATTCTTGGGTAACAATTGGTTTCACTTTGCCACAGAACACGTACGCGATATTTTATTGACACATAAAGTTATTCTGTAaaatacaaagaatacaaaattcAAGAGTGCGTAATGCATATCACAAAAATAAGGTATAAATAATATCATTCTAACATTTAACCATATGACCTGATGATTTTCATTCCTAGCAAACAATGAAATATACACACAGACTAATGATTTTCATCCTTCTTATTTTGTATGGATGTGAAAATATAAATTTGGTACAGATTTGTATATGAGTGATGGGCTAATGCTGAAACACTCTAGTCTTGGTCAACTCACTGCTATGGAACAAAAGGTCTAATTCTGATGTTTGTTATTGTCaactcaatctcagtaaaatcAGGTCcccaaactgaaataaaacgTGTCTATGAGTGGTTGCCATACTCAGACATAAACATGATGTATACAGGTTAAGTACATGTTTGGCCACAACACACTCCTGCTTGACATGTGAACCTATCCATATCGGGAAtggaattaaatttcttttattaataacatTGTGCCAGACTACTACTTCTTTGATAATATGGTATTTAACATGTAATGTACCGTGGTACAATACCACAATTTACCTCAATCAATTcacatatatatgaaaaaaaaacatatgctaTTTTTAACTGTCTGGTGTGTTATGATAAGCATCTAAAAAGGTGAAAGTGGGTTTAAACTCAAGGcttataaacatattaatataacatataGAATATATGTCtgtcatcactcactcatcatctacagtgtGCAGTACTGcgttattctgtatacagggccgcagggggcctggagcctaccccatGCCAGGCCTATTTCAGGGCATTGGGTGGGgaacaccctgaatggggtgacaatccatcagaggacacaaacacatgcacacactcacactataaACATACTGGTACAGTACACTtacaccacaggcaatttgggaccaCCAATTAACCTCATCTACaagtctttggaatgtgggaggaaactggagtacctgtaggaatcgaaccctaaaccctggaggtacaagacAACAGTGTTTTCTACATGTCTTGCTTCAGGgctcataaataaaaagtttaagagTCTTGAGCCAAGTGTTTACATGCCAACTATTGGTCAGGGGCTTGCTTCCATTACTGACTAAACACACCTTGAATTCAGTTGATTCAATCAGGttcccagtgaagggcaatcttaatgctctTGTAGACCaagacaccctggacagtgctATGTTTCTAACTTTGTGGCAGCAGTTTGGGGAAGTTCCTTTTCTATTCCAGCATTTATTTGGATGAATGCCAATGTCATTggaggtttggccaaatacttttatcCATATAGTGCATGTCTGTCATTAGGACtcataaagaaaacacatagaGAGGTTTAGATATTTGAGCCAAGTGTTTACATGATGCTAGCTAGTTACAGTCTGTCATGTGCTGGTTTCCATTGCTGACTAAACATGCCTTAGCTGACAGACTTTatgatgtatgtatatatatatagtaatgatataaatcttattttgtctttaaaaaagtaatcattgTGACTTgatgtgaaaaacatttaatcatGTTTAGTGTTTAGGCAGTAAAAGCTCACACAGGGGGGTCACGTGATTTCCTCTAaaccactcacacacatatatatacacacacacgcgcatacTGAGCGCGCGCGCTCCCTATGTGAAGCCTCACGAGCAAAACCTTCAGGCGCGAGATCTGCCTGTTAACCTCAGCGCGAagaattctgattggctgtaaatCCCCCCTAGGGCGTGGCTTATACCCGTAATAAATACGTGTGGAGGTAGTTTCACTTCATTTCTTAGCAGCGGTCGACAAAGGCAGGAGTTCGCGCAGTTCTTAGGACAAAAACACTGGTTTTTACAGCCTTTTGTTTGGCTTTTTTACTGATAAACATGAACGTGCTGCTTTCTTTAGTCGTGCTCGCTGTTTTCAGCGCCAATGCCTTCGCTAAGGAGTGTAAGTATGAGTTTATATAAAACGTTTTTTCGTTAGGCCTCGTGCTCTGGTGTTCCGTGtcgttattattgttattattataatttattcagTGTGTTTACTACATGAATACTTCAATATACACGTATCCACTAATTATAAAGAGACTATTTCGAGTATTTACTGTTAACgagtatttatatttacatattacattaatGACGTAACTTTTTACTGTTTCAAAGTGCGCGAGACACGTAAACAGGAAGACACTTAACTTTTAGAGATATcatatttaaagtaatttattcaaacaaataactatcatgtatttatttgaatacttgttatttttcttacttttacaCGATCAGATTACATTTAGACGAGTGCTGCGTTTGGAAATCCCCTTCTGTTTACTTTCACTTTAGTAATGCaggaagtgtttgtgtgtataaatgtataaaaatataaaacaatacaataaaaagacaaaaagaaaaaataattgctATTAACAAATAGCAAGGCAATATACCGAATTTGtatgtttggtttgtttgtcaattaattaattaattccttTTTCTCAATAGTGTCCTCAGTAATCAAAATAAAGGTAACCTAAAAATCTAGCCAAAataacatatattaaaaacaggatttattttctaaaaaaaaaaaaagctcttaggCTCCAGGAATCCCCCCCGTCCACCCagtgtgaccctgtatacagaatcgATGTGTACAATAACATAACTTGGATGCAATATGCctgactacagaaatttaattttttcattttttaagaattaaaaaatccAATAATAAAGCGTAGATATATCGACCCTGCCCAAGTGCGTTAACTGATCGCGATACTTAAGTCATATACGTACCACTCAAGTCAGTGTACTAGATTCTGTATTTAAAACTTATCTTAATAAATCATTCATGCTTTACCTCCAGCTCCACCAAAAATCCAGGTTTACAGCCGTAACCCTGGTATTTATGGACAAGACAACCACCTGATCTGCCACGTGAGTGACTTTCACCCCCCAGACATTGAAATCACACTGATAAAGAATAACGAGGAGATTCCAGGTGCCCAGCAGACCGACCTGGCCTTTGAGAAAGGCTGGAAGTTTCACCTGACCAAGAGCGTCAGTTTCAAACCCCAAGAAGGTGAAAAATACGGCTGCAAAGTCCGACACATGCAGAGCGATCCCAAGATAATCACCTGGGGTAAGACTGTGTCCTGTGTTTGTCAACCCTTACACAGATTTTGTTACTGCTGATATACTTACAGTTATAAGACTTGTTTGAGCTTTTTTTAAGGattctgttttctttccttgCAGAGCCAGACATGTAAACCTGCTCGGCTTTCGTAAGTAATAACAACCATGTAAAGCGAAAGTGTTGTTAATAGCATCATTAGCACTTTAAATAGTTTATACTGTTTgtgcaaatgaaaataaacttCAGTTGTCTTATTATCTATTGCTTTACAGATTCCACGggctactgttttttttttttcaagcttgCAGTAATGATACCACTTTTCCACCATCAATTCAAGTCTCTTCAGTAAATTTAATTACTCTGTATATTTGTCTTTATAGGGCTGGGTGATAGGATACAAATCTGGCGAAAGGAATTAGACTTCAGTATCAATGACTTGAAAACACCTTTC
This region of Clarias gariepinus isolate MV-2021 ecotype Netherlands chromosome 9, CGAR_prim_01v2, whole genome shotgun sequence genomic DNA includes:
- the b2ml gene encoding beta-2-microglobulin, like yields the protein MNVLLSLVVLAVFSANAFAKESPPKIQVYSRNPGIYGQDNHLICHVSDFHPPDIEITLIKNNEEIPGAQQTDLAFEKGWKFHLTKSVSFKPQEGEKYGCKVRHMQSDPKIITWEPDM